In Brevundimonas subvibrioides, a genomic segment contains:
- a CDS encoding AI-2E family transporter: MKLPIPVPANTVARNALVTLAVVAVGAALYWLRDILTPLAMAIFLMIMIDGVKRFIEDRTSLPDQWAGTAALLVVVLGFSLSIAFIVNGAAGFFTDMSGVSSGIGPRIDAIIVDGARVFGITTAPTAHELIASIDLRGYLIGLAGQAQGVASGSFFVLVYLGFLLASQAGFRRKIVAMFPEREQRNEALEVFQRVRGGVEGYLWVQTVTGAIICAAAWILMRLVGLEHAEFWTFVIFVVGFIPVLGGAVAGLAPPLFALVQFPTYWPALILLVGLQIILFVVGNLIQPRMQGENQNIDPVAVLLALALWGKMWGVVGMFLSTPLAVMAMAILAEFKGSRWIAVLLSGDGKPYAAEDEHRTPQASTKRSVRVKPPRPGTGQA; this comes from the coding sequence ATGAAACTGCCGATCCCCGTCCCGGCCAACACGGTCGCCCGCAACGCCCTGGTGACCCTGGCCGTCGTGGCCGTCGGGGCGGCGCTCTACTGGCTGCGGGACATCCTGACGCCTCTGGCCATGGCCATCTTCCTGATGATCATGATCGACGGCGTAAAGCGGTTCATCGAGGACCGGACCAGCCTGCCGGATCAATGGGCCGGGACGGCGGCCCTGCTTGTGGTTGTCCTGGGCTTCTCCTTGTCGATCGCCTTCATCGTCAACGGCGCGGCGGGCTTCTTCACCGATATGTCCGGAGTGTCGAGTGGCATCGGGCCGCGAATCGACGCGATCATCGTCGACGGGGCCCGCGTTTTCGGCATCACCACGGCCCCTACGGCCCATGAGCTGATCGCCAGCATCGACCTGCGCGGCTATCTGATCGGCCTGGCCGGCCAGGCCCAGGGCGTGGCTTCGGGGTCCTTCTTCGTTCTGGTCTATCTGGGGTTCCTGCTGGCCTCGCAGGCCGGGTTCCGGCGCAAGATCGTCGCCATGTTCCCCGAGAGGGAGCAGCGCAACGAGGCGCTGGAAGTCTTTCAGCGCGTGCGCGGCGGGGTCGAGGGTTATCTGTGGGTCCAGACCGTGACCGGTGCCATCATCTGCGCGGCCGCCTGGATCCTGATGCGGCTCGTGGGGCTGGAACATGCCGAGTTCTGGACCTTCGTGATCTTCGTGGTCGGCTTCATTCCCGTGCTGGGCGGTGCGGTGGCGGGCCTGGCACCGCCGCTGTTCGCCCTGGTACAGTTTCCGACCTACTGGCCCGCCCTGATCCTTCTGGTCGGCCTGCAGATCATCCTGTTCGTGGTCGGCAATCTGATCCAGCCGCGCATGCAGGGCGAGAACCAGAACATCGACCCGGTCGCCGTCCTGCTGGCGCTGGCCCTGTGGGGCAAGATGTGGGGCGTCGTCGGCATGTTCCTGTCGACCCCGCTGGCGGTCATGGCCATGGCGATCCTGGCCGAGTTCAAGGGGTCGAGGTGGATCGCCGTGCTGCTCAGCGGCGACGGCAAGCCGTATGCCGCCGAGGACGAGCACCGGACCCCCCAGGCCTCCACGAAACGCTCCGTCCGCGTCAAACCGCCGCGCCCGGGAACGGGCCAGGCCTGA
- a CDS encoding helicase HerA-like domain-containing protein, translating into MTDAAAPALDRTAGLFLGQSSDNGVARREYLLWNRANRHGVIAGATGTGKTVTLQIMAQGFSDMGVPVFCADVKGDLSGISQIGTPNEKLLARATGMGLTLRPLAAPTVFWDLYGQKGHPVRATVSEIGPLLMARMLDLNDVQEGVLTVAFHVADKEGLLLLDLDDLRAMLVYVAENAARIGREVGNVAPASIASIQRALLQLEQDGGDAFFGEPALKLTDMMKTGVDGRGQVNVLDSTRLMNSPRLYGAFLLWLISELFEQLPEVGDPEKPRLVFFFDEAHLLFKDAPRPLLEKVEQVVRLIRSKGVGIYFITQNPADIPDSVLAQLGNRIQHALRAYTPADQRGLKAASESFRINPAFDTREAIQALGTGEALVSVLDEKGAPTIVQRTLIRPPDSRLGPATDPERAAVMAASPVRGVYDTVIDRESAEEILAARHAAETATEEPAPGAAPRGRAAPAPRPAPAPRAPRRSNRQTPLEALTKSVLRTAGSTLTRELLRGVLGGLKRR; encoded by the coding sequence ATGACCGACGCCGCCGCCCCCGCCCTCGACCGGACCGCAGGACTGTTCCTCGGCCAATCCTCCGACAACGGCGTCGCGCGGCGGGAGTATCTGCTGTGGAACCGCGCCAACCGACATGGGGTCATCGCGGGGGCGACCGGCACCGGCAAGACGGTGACCCTGCAGATCATGGCCCAGGGGTTCTCCGACATGGGCGTGCCCGTGTTCTGCGCCGACGTGAAGGGCGACCTATCGGGCATCAGCCAGATCGGCACGCCGAACGAAAAGCTGCTGGCCCGCGCCACCGGCATGGGCCTGACGCTGCGGCCGCTGGCGGCACCGACGGTCTTCTGGGACCTGTACGGCCAGAAGGGCCATCCCGTCCGCGCCACCGTGTCCGAGATCGGTCCCCTGCTGATGGCGCGGATGCTGGATCTGAACGACGTGCAGGAGGGCGTGCTGACCGTCGCCTTCCATGTCGCCGACAAGGAGGGCCTGCTGCTGCTCGACCTCGACGACCTGCGCGCCATGCTGGTCTATGTGGCCGAGAATGCGGCCCGGATCGGGCGCGAGGTCGGCAATGTGGCCCCGGCCTCCATCGCCTCGATCCAGCGCGCCCTGCTGCAGCTGGAACAGGACGGCGGCGACGCCTTCTTCGGGGAGCCGGCGCTGAAGCTGACCGACATGATGAAGACCGGCGTCGACGGTCGCGGCCAGGTCAATGTGCTCGATTCGACCCGGCTGATGAACAGCCCGCGTCTGTACGGGGCCTTCCTGCTGTGGCTGATCTCCGAGCTGTTCGAACAACTGCCGGAGGTCGGCGACCCAGAGAAGCCCCGTCTGGTCTTCTTCTTCGACGAGGCCCACCTGCTGTTCAAGGATGCGCCCAGGCCGCTGCTGGAAAAGGTCGAGCAGGTCGTGCGCCTGATCCGCTCCAAGGGGGTCGGCATCTATTTCATCACCCAGAACCCGGCCGACATCCCCGACAGCGTCCTGGCCCAGTTGGGAAACCGCATCCAGCATGCGCTGCGGGCCTACACCCCGGCCGACCAGCGCGGCCTGAAGGCGGCGTCCGAAAGCTTCCGGATCAATCCGGCCTTCGACACCCGGGAGGCGATCCAGGCGCTCGGCACCGGCGAGGCACTGGTTTCGGTGCTGGACGAGAAGGGAGCCCCCACGATCGTCCAGCGCACCCTGATCCGGCCGCCGGACAGCCGGCTGGGCCCCGCCACGGACCCGGAACGCGCCGCCGTCATGGCCGCCAGCCCGGTCAGGGGCGTCTATGACACGGTGATCGACCGCGAATCCGCCGAGGAAATCCTCGCCGCCCGCCATGCGGCAGAAACCGCAACCGAAGAGCCGGCCCCCGGTGCCGCGCCCAGGGGCCGGGCCGCGCCGGCCCCGCGCCCCGCACCGGCCCCCAGGGCCCCGCGCCGCTCGAACCGCCAGACCCCGCTCGAGGCCCTGACCAAGTCGGTTCTGCGCACAGCCGGATCGACCCTGACCCGCGAACTGTTGCGTGGGGTGCTGGGCGGATTGAAGCGCCGCTAG
- a CDS encoding BLUF domain-containing protein encodes MTSPIERIVYRSDAVALTDGPVDVSPIISTSVRNNARRRLTGALALQGGTFVQVLEGDPDALTVLMETIETDDRHRNVRVLARWPVQVQLFMGWAMVHVDTRALSSHHSRLLTQTGSGAQVTNVLADLASARLGSVVPGMIG; translated from the coding sequence ATGACATCGCCCATCGAACGCATCGTCTATCGCAGCGATGCGGTCGCCCTGACCGACGGTCCCGTCGATGTCTCGCCCATCATCTCCACCTCGGTCCGCAACAACGCCAGGCGGCGGCTGACCGGGGCTCTGGCGCTGCAGGGCGGGACCTTTGTCCAGGTGCTGGAAGGCGACCCGGACGCCCTGACGGTCCTGATGGAAACGATCGAGACCGACGACCGCCACCGCAATGTCCGCGTCCTGGCCCGCTGGCCGGTGCAGGTCCAGCTGTTCATGGGCTGGGCCATGGTGCACGTCGATACCCGCGCCCTGTCGTCGCATCATTCCAGACTGCTGACCCAGACCGGCTCGGGCGCGCAGGTCACGAACGTCCTTGCCGACCTTGCCAGTGCCCGACTCGGTTCGGTGGTCCCGGGCATGATCGGCTGA
- a CDS encoding MltA domain-containing protein: MGFYRKPGLAAALLLLAGCATATGEAPTRPTATVTAPAPAPAPGPSQPSPAPDPAAPSGLPGPQTLAGWADEDHLAAFQAYAGTCRVAREALAALRCEEAQTIGRTSRPVTPSVARAFFERGFGVVAAETSDGRPGLMTAYFAPEYTARRAPDGPFDTPVLARPEGWTRGQILPERATIEAGPPPSPPLAWMRAEDLFFLQIQGSGYLTFEDGTTARAAYAADNGRPFTGIARPMADRGLLPADGTSGDAIRAWLAAHRGAEARAITALNPRYIFFSLDPDDGGEPAGAAGVPLPARRAIAVDPTSWAYGDLVWISADAGTLTGARHGYRGLVIALDTGSAIRGPVRADLYIGRGEAAGAEAGVVRHPLRMWRLVPR, encoded by the coding sequence TTGGGATTTTACCGGAAGCCCGGGCTGGCGGCGGCGCTGCTGCTGCTGGCGGGTTGTGCGACCGCGACGGGCGAGGCCCCGACCCGGCCAACCGCAACTGTAACCGCACCCGCACCCGCACCCGCGCCCGGGCCATCGCAGCCATCGCCCGCGCCCGATCCCGCCGCGCCGTCCGGCTTGCCCGGCCCGCAGACCCTGGCCGGCTGGGCCGACGAGGATCATCTGGCCGCGTTCCAGGCCTATGCCGGGACCTGTCGCGTCGCCCGCGAGGCTCTCGCGGCCTTGCGCTGCGAGGAGGCTCAGACGATCGGGCGGACGTCCAGGCCCGTGACCCCCTCGGTCGCCCGGGCCTTTTTCGAACGCGGATTCGGCGTCGTGGCCGCGGAAACCTCCGACGGCCGACCCGGACTGATGACCGCCTATTTTGCGCCGGAGTATACGGCGCGCCGCGCCCCGGACGGCCCGTTCGACACGCCGGTCCTGGCCCGGCCCGAGGGCTGGACGCGGGGCCAGATCCTGCCGGAACGGGCGACGATCGAGGCCGGACCACCGCCATCGCCGCCGCTCGCCTGGATGCGGGCCGAGGACCTGTTCTTTCTTCAGATCCAGGGCTCCGGCTATCTGACCTTTGAGGACGGCACGACCGCCCGCGCCGCCTATGCGGCCGACAACGGGCGACCTTTCACGGGGATTGCCCGGCCGATGGCCGACCGCGGCCTGCTGCCGGCCGACGGCACCTCGGGCGATGCGATCCGGGCCTGGCTGGCGGCCCATCGCGGAGCCGAGGCGCGGGCGATCACGGCCCTGAACCCGCGCTACATCTTCTTTTCTCTGGATCCCGACGACGGCGGCGAACCGGCGGGCGCTGCCGGCGTGCCCCTGCCGGCACGCCGGGCGATTGCGGTCGATCCCACCAGCTGGGCCTATGGCGATCTGGTCTGGATCTCGGCCGATGCGGGCACCCTGACCGGGGCGCGCCACGGCTATCGGGGTCTGGTGATAGCGCTGGACACGGGCTCGGCCATCCGGGGCCCGGTGCGCGCCGACCTCTATATCGGCCGGGGCGAGGCGGCGGGCGCTGAGGCGGGCGTCGTGCGCCACCCCCTGCGGATGTGGCGTCTGGTTCCCCGCTAG
- the timA gene encoding TIM44-related membrane protein TimA, producing MPSQFLIVIFAVIAAIVLFQLYNVLGKKVGRQPQEDAKSLTALPATAGPDAPGRTPGVDATLLAAAASLRARDPAFDPARFIDGARQAYETIVRGYAAGDRAALKPLLTPAVLESFETGIAARETRGETEQVEFLHPPRADLELASAEGDRAVAKVRFLAELRSRIMPPADEATPGAPAEERIEERRTAEHWTFERSLGASDPNWVLARVEPANA from the coding sequence GTGCCCTCACAGTTTCTGATCGTCATTTTCGCCGTGATCGCGGCCATCGTCCTGTTCCAGCTCTACAATGTGCTGGGCAAGAAGGTCGGCCGCCAGCCGCAGGAGGATGCCAAGAGCCTGACGGCCCTGCCGGCGACCGCCGGTCCCGACGCGCCCGGCCGGACGCCCGGCGTGGACGCCACCCTGCTGGCCGCCGCCGCTTCGCTCCGCGCCCGCGACCCCGCCTTCGATCCCGCCCGGTTCATCGATGGGGCCCGCCAGGCCTATGAGACGATCGTCCGGGGCTATGCCGCCGGTGATCGGGCGGCGCTGAAGCCGCTGTTGACCCCCGCCGTGCTGGAATCGTTCGAGACCGGCATCGCCGCGCGCGAGACCCGCGGCGAGACCGAGCAGGTCGAGTTTCTGCATCCGCCCCGCGCCGATCTGGAACTGGCCTCGGCCGAAGGCGACCGGGCTGTGGCCAAGGTGCGCTTCCTCGCCGAGCTTCGGTCGCGGATCATGCCCCCGGCGGACGAAGCCACGCCGGGCGCCCCGGCCGAGGAACGCATCGAGGAACGCCGGACCGCCGAGCACTGGACCTTTGAACGCTCGCTCGGCGCGTCCGACCCGAACTGGGTCCTGGCCCGGGTCGAGCCCGCCAACGCCTAG
- the secB gene encoding protein-export chaperone SecB — protein sequence MTDVAPTEPNGSAPTGQPPVPGFRILAQYVRDLSFENPKAPDSLRIEGRPSIDMGVELNAQGRPDGLFEVDIKLSIKASTETLAVFHVELLYGGLFQLSGVAEQDIEPLLLIECPRYLFPYAREIIARATADGGFYPPFMLDPIDFAGIYAARMQQQNGQPSGVA from the coding sequence ATGACCGATGTCGCCCCGACCGAGCCGAACGGCTCAGCCCCCACCGGCCAGCCGCCCGTCCCCGGCTTCCGCATCCTGGCACAATATGTTCGCGACCTGTCGTTCGAGAACCCCAAGGCCCCGGATTCCCTGCGTATCGAGGGTCGTCCCTCGATCGACATGGGCGTCGAACTGAATGCCCAGGGGCGCCCCGATGGACTGTTCGAGGTCGACATCAAGCTGTCGATCAAGGCCTCGACCGAGACGCTGGCGGTGTTCCACGTGGAACTGCTTTACGGGGGCCTGTTCCAGCTGTCGGGCGTGGCCGAGCAGGACATCGAGCCGCTGCTGCTGATCGAATGCCCGCGCTATCTGTTCCCCTATGCGCGCGAGATCATCGCCCGCGCCACGGCGGACGGCGGCTTCTATCCGCCCTTCATGCTGGATCCGATCGATTTCGCCGGCATCTATGCCGCGCGGATGCAGCAGCAGAACGGCCAGCCGTCGGGCGTGGCGTAG
- the dnaQ gene encoding DNA polymerase III subunit epsilon: MAREIVLDTETTGFDPKTGDRLIEVGCIEIMDLLPTGRTFHRLVNPERLIPADAIRVHGITDDKVRDAPRFAEIVVDLMDFIGDAPVIAHNAQFDRNFIDHECGRCGHPLLHETRWIDTLQLAQKRFPGMANSLDALCKRYRISLVDRTLHGALIDARLLAEVYLELKGGKERVLDLTSRRESVAAAAHAAAGGYGARPRPLAPRLNAEESAAHAAFLAATLKDRSLWEGYGVTP; the protein is encoded by the coding sequence ATGGCCCGCGAAATCGTTCTCGACACCGAAACCACCGGCTTCGACCCGAAAACGGGCGACCGGCTGATCGAGGTCGGCTGTATCGAGATCATGGATCTCTTGCCCACCGGGCGGACGTTCCACCGCTTGGTCAATCCGGAACGGCTGATCCCGGCCGATGCGATCCGGGTCCATGGCATCACCGACGACAAGGTCCGGGACGCGCCCCGGTTCGCCGAGATCGTCGTCGATCTGATGGACTTCATCGGCGATGCGCCCGTGATTGCCCATAATGCCCAGTTCGACCGCAATTTCATCGATCACGAATGCGGCCGCTGCGGTCATCCGCTGCTGCACGAGACCCGCTGGATCGATACGCTGCAACTGGCCCAGAAGCGCTTTCCGGGGATGGCCAATTCGCTGGATGCCTTGTGCAAACGCTACAGGATCAGCCTGGTCGACCGCACCCTGCACGGGGCCCTGATCGATGCCCGGTTGCTGGCCGAGGTTTATCTGGAGCTGAAGGGCGGCAAGGAGCGGGTTCTGGACCTGACCAGCCGTAGGGAAAGTGTGGCTGCCGCCGCCCACGCCGCGGCCGGTGGCTACGGTGCCCGGCCCCGGCCGCTGGCACCACGTCTGAATGCCGAAGAAAGCGCCGCCCATGCCGCATTTCTGGCCGCGACGCTCAAGGATCGGTCGTTATGGGAAGGCTACGGGGTGACCCCGTAG
- the coaE gene encoding dephospho-CoA kinase (Dephospho-CoA kinase (CoaE) performs the final step in coenzyme A biosynthesis.) — protein sequence MIVLGLTGSIGMGKSTTTAMFADHGALVWNADDAVHALYAPGGAAVGPVGEAFPGVVVDGAVDRARLAEALGRDAAAFRQLETIVHPLVVAGRLADLEAARATGVALAVLDIPLLFETGGERAVDAVVVVSAPEAVQRARVLARPGMTPERLEAILARQVPDSEKRRRADFVIDTGESLEATRARVAEIVGMVLSPDWKRPVRSLSQPDEAPH from the coding sequence GTGATCGTTCTGGGCCTGACCGGCTCGATCGGCATGGGCAAGTCGACGACGACCGCCATGTTCGCCGATCACGGAGCCCTGGTCTGGAACGCCGACGATGCCGTCCACGCCCTCTATGCCCCGGGCGGCGCGGCGGTCGGGCCGGTCGGGGAGGCCTTTCCCGGTGTCGTGGTGGACGGTGCGGTGGACCGGGCGCGGCTGGCCGAGGCGCTGGGGCGCGACGCCGCGGCTTTCCGACAGCTGGAAACGATCGTCCATCCGCTGGTGGTGGCCGGGCGGCTGGCCGATCTTGAGGCCGCGCGGGCGACGGGGGTCGCGCTGGCGGTCCTGGATATTCCTCTGCTGTTCGAGACCGGCGGCGAGCGCGCCGTCGATGCCGTGGTGGTCGTGTCGGCGCCCGAGGCGGTGCAGCGCGCCCGCGTTCTGGCCCGGCCCGGCATGACGCCGGAGCGGCTTGAGGCCATCCTGGCGCGGCAGGTCCCCGATTCCGAAAAGCGCCGCCGCGCCGACTTCGTCATCGATACGGGCGAGAGCCTCGAGGCGACCCGCGCCCGCGTGGCCGAAATCGTGGGGATGGTTCTGTCGCCGGACTGGAAACGGCCGGTGCGGAGTCTTTCGCAACCCGACGAAGCGCCCCATTAA
- a CDS encoding shikimate dehydrogenase family protein, with amino-acid sequence MTARLTGAVRLGGIVGNPVAHSLSPVIHNAWLEAAGLDGTYGAFSPRDAAGFETLVAFGRAGLLSGVNVTAPFKEQAFACADTRSRTATASGSANTLVFRDGQVFADSTDGEGLLRALSQQAPALSLKGSTVVMLGAGGAARAAVAALRDAGATVRIVNRTRDRAEALATDLGGLIEVGDAATAFAGAALVVNALSVRPAIDPESLDPATVVMDMTYRPVRTPFLTAARSAGLTTVDGLAMLIGQAGPSYRAIFGVEPPDLDPRPLLLAHLGETA; translated from the coding sequence ATGACGGCCAGACTCACAGGCGCGGTCCGGCTGGGCGGGATCGTCGGAAATCCGGTGGCCCATTCGCTCAGCCCGGTCATCCACAATGCCTGGCTGGAGGCGGCGGGCCTGGACGGGACCTACGGGGCCTTCTCGCCGCGCGATGCGGCTGGATTCGAGACCCTGGTGGCCTTTGGACGGGCCGGACTGCTGTCGGGCGTGAACGTCACGGCGCCTTTCAAGGAACAGGCCTTCGCCTGCGCCGACACCCGGTCCCGGACGGCCACGGCCAGCGGATCGGCCAATACTCTGGTCTTCCGCGACGGGCAGGTCTTCGCCGACAGCACCGACGGCGAGGGTCTTCTGCGGGCCCTGTCCCAACAGGCCCCCGCACTGTCGCTGAAGGGATCGACCGTCGTGATGCTGGGCGCAGGCGGGGCGGCGAGGGCGGCGGTCGCGGCCCTGCGCGATGCGGGGGCCACTGTCCGGATCGTCAATCGCACGCGGGACCGTGCCGAAGCCCTGGCCACGGACCTCGGCGGCCTGATCGAGGTCGGTGATGCGGCGACGGCCTTCGCCGGGGCCGCCCTGGTGGTGAACGCGCTCAGCGTGCGACCCGCGATCGATCCGGAGAGCCTCGATCCGGCGACGGTGGTCATGGACATGACCTATCGACCGGTCCGCACGCCATTCCTGACGGCCGCCAGAAGCGCCGGCCTGACCACCGTCGATGGCCTGGCCATGCTGATCGGCCAGGCCGGGCCATCGTACCGGGCGATCTTCGGTGTCGAACCGCCCGATCTCGACCCCCGGCCTCTGCTGCTGGCCCATCTGGGAGAGACGGCGTGA
- a CDS encoding Maf family protein has protein sequence MGERSRRLILASRSAARRAMLTGAGVPFETQDAGVDEDAIKTRLTGIAPADLALELARAKALAVSGQHRDAWVLGSDQTLDLEGTMVSKAPDLEAARLRLLSMRGRTHHLNAAAALAHNGEVVWSGVDTARMTLRPFTDAFLDHYLAVEGEALLGSVGCYRLEGMGSQLFVRVEGDYFTVLGMPLWPVLDELRRAGVIAT, from the coding sequence ATGGGAGAGAGGTCCAGACGGCTGATCCTGGCATCGCGCAGCGCCGCGCGGCGGGCCATGTTGACCGGGGCCGGCGTTCCCTTCGAGACCCAGGACGCCGGCGTCGACGAGGATGCGATCAAGACCCGCCTGACCGGCATCGCTCCGGCTGACCTGGCGCTGGAGCTGGCGCGTGCCAAGGCGCTGGCGGTGTCGGGTCAGCATCGGGACGCATGGGTGCTGGGTTCGGACCAGACGCTGGATCTGGAAGGCACCATGGTGTCCAAGGCCCCGGACCTCGAGGCAGCGCGTCTGCGTCTGCTGTCGATGCGGGGCCGGACCCACCATCTGAACGCGGCGGCGGCCCTCGCCCACAACGGAGAGGTGGTCTGGTCCGGCGTGGATACGGCGCGGATGACCCTGCGGCCTTTCACCGACGCATTCCTCGATCACTATCTGGCCGTCGAAGGCGAGGCCCTGCTGGGCTCGGTCGGCTGCTATCGGCTGGAAGGCATGGGATCGCAGCTGTTCGTCCGGGTCGAGGGCGACTATTTCACCGTTCTGGGCATGCCCCTGTGGCCGGTGCTGGACGAACTGCGCCGCGCCGGAGTGATCGCGACATGA
- a CDS encoding pyruvate, water dikinase regulatory protein, with translation MGSAVSPARPAGASRLATYFHVHLVSDSTGETLNAMAKAVTARFDGVIPIEHIYALVRSDRQMERVLEEIATAPGVVLHTIVDRALRAQLEEGCRALDIPNIGALDPLVGALSRYLGAALSTRVGAQHTLDHDYFNRMGALDYAMSHDDGQGTAEQLEGADVVLVGVSRTSKTPTCIYLAHRGIRAANVPLVPGQEDGERLVGLKNPLIVGLTVSPDRLIQIRRNRLDGLNANHASSYVEPDAVREETIKARRAFERRGWPTIDVTRRSVEETAAAILNLLNERRTRTVGVTW, from the coding sequence ATGGGGTCCGCAGTGAGCCCGGCCAGGCCTGCGGGCGCGTCACGGCTGGCGACCTATTTCCATGTCCATCTGGTTTCGGACTCGACCGGTGAGACGCTGAACGCCATGGCCAAGGCGGTCACCGCCCGCTTCGACGGGGTCATTCCGATCGAGCACATCTATGCCCTGGTCCGGTCCGACCGCCAGATGGAGCGGGTGCTGGAGGAAATCGCGACGGCGCCGGGTGTCGTTCTTCACACCATCGTCGACCGCGCGCTGCGGGCCCAGCTGGAAGAGGGCTGCCGGGCGCTGGACATTCCCAACATCGGCGCTCTGGACCCGCTGGTCGGTGCCCTGTCCCGGTATCTCGGCGCGGCCCTGTCGACGCGGGTCGGGGCCCAGCACACCCTCGATCACGACTATTTCAACCGGATGGGCGCGCTGGACTACGCCATGTCGCACGACGACGGCCAGGGCACGGCCGAGCAGCTGGAAGGGGCCGATGTCGTCCTCGTCGGCGTCAGCCGCACGTCCAAGACCCCGACCTGCATCTATCTGGCGCACCGGGGTATCCGTGCGGCCAATGTGCCGCTGGTGCCCGGTCAGGAGGATGGCGAACGCCTGGTCGGACTGAAAAACCCGCTGATCGTGGGCCTGACCGTGTCGCCTGACCGGCTGATCCAGATCCGCCGCAACCGGCTGGACGGCCTGAACGCCAACCACGCCTCCTCCTACGTCGAGCCCGACGCCGTGCGCGAGGAGACCATCAAGGCGCGCCGCGCCTTCGAGCGTCGGGGATGGCCGACGATCGACGTGACCCGCCGCTCGGTCGAGGAGACGGCGGCGGCCATCCTCAATCTGCTGAACGAACGGCGGACCAGAACCGTAGGGGTCACATGGTGA